A single genomic interval of Prunus dulcis chromosome 5, ALMONDv2, whole genome shotgun sequence harbors:
- the LOC117628188 gene encoding uncharacterized protein LOC117628188, whose product MDQHKTKETLKLLCSYGGKILPRHTDGNLRYVGGLTRVLAVDASISFAELMVKLAEFCGYSVDLRCQLPDGDLETLISVKSDEELANIIEEYDRASSSSRPLKIRAILSPPKSLKQISPPMSMATSGGDLSPSKSFLSFTDSPPKRYVSPLKGYVSPPKRYASPPIVHPGPVRFHKGSGRVCYYPCHVQSNPSDMSYLPHHHHHHQHRHQHVPHCNDWR is encoded by the exons ATGGACCAACACAAAACCAAAGAAACTTTAAAACTCCTCTGTAGCTATGGCGGGAAAATCCTCCCACGTCACACCGACGGTAATCTCCGTTACGTCGGTGGCCTCACTCGTGTTCTCGCCGTGGATGCCTCCATTTCCTTTGCAG AGCTAATGGTGAAGCTCGCGGAGTTCTGTGGCTACTCTGTGGATTTGAGGTGTCAATTGCCGGATGGAGATTTGGAGACCTTGATTTCGGTCAAGTCCGACGAGGAGTTAGCTAATATCATCGAAGAGTACGATCGAGCTTCTTCTTCGTCTCGTCCTCTAAAGATCAGAGCCATTCTCTCGCCGCCGAAATCGCTGAAGCAAATCTCGCCTCCTATGTCTATGGCTACAAGCGGCGGCGATTTGTCCCCTTCGAAATCGTTCTTATCGTTCACCGATTCGCCTCCGAAACGGTATGTTTCGCCTCTGAAGGGGTATGTTTCGCCTCCGAAACGGTACGCTTCGCCGCCGATTGTACATCCCGGGCCAGTCAGGTTTCACAAAGGGTCCGGACGTGTTTGCTACTATCCTTGCCATGTCCAGAGCAACCCCAGCGACATGTCGTAtcttcctcatcatcatcatcaccatcaacATCGTCATCAACACGTTCCTCACTGCAATGACTGGCGTTGA
- the LOC117628338 gene encoding L-type lectin-domain containing receptor kinase S.1 encodes MRPFSLLLPLLLLLHPIFFSPTSALDFLFNSFSNITNATNLTLIDDALLDATVIRLTNDTVQFSVGRVFYPTKLAMRPTSNSSSLTSFSTSFVFSVLPDIASSPGFGLCFVLSNSTSPPNALASQYFGLFTNATVPFVAPLLAVEFDTGQNPEFNDPDGNHIGIDLNNIESAITKPARYYDSSGGLVPIQMRTGQNVRAWIEFDGTNFEFNVTVAPANVSRPSLPTLTYRDPKIANYVSAEMFVGFSASKTQWIEAQRVLAWSFSDTGVAREINTTNLPVFQLSSSSSSSLSTGAIAGIAIGCVVVVLVLASGFYLYWRKNKLEREEKDEIEDWELEYWPHRFSNEELSEATDGFSKDQLLGVGGFGKVYKGTLSNATEIAVKCVNHDSKQGLREFMAEIASMGRLQHKNLVQMRGWCRKRNELMLVYDYMPNGSLNRWIFDKPKTVLGWEQRRRVLADVAEGLTYLHHGWDQMVVHRDIKSSNILLDAEMRGRLGDFGLAKLYQHGEVPNTTRVVGTLGYLAPELATVASPTAASDVYSFGVVLLEVACGRKPIEMEAAEDEVVLIDWVRELYARGRVGEAADRTLEGQYEEEQMEVALKLGLACCHPDPQRRPSMKEIVAVLVGESAAAAAPAALLSELARGDSNVFSGGGGGSEEETEEVAPLQPHPPSV; translated from the coding sequence ATGAGACCCTTCTCACTTCTcctccccctcctcctccttctccaccccatcttcttctctcccaCTTCGGCTCTCGACTTTCTCTTCAACTCCTTCTCCAACATCACCAATGCCACCAACCTCACTCTCATCGACGACGCTCTGCTCGACGCCACCGTCATCCGCCTTACAAACGACACCGTTCAGTTCTCCGTCGGCCGAGTCTTCTACCCAACAAAGCTCGCCATGAGACCTACTTCCAATTCCTCCTCCCTCACCTCCTTCTCCAcctccttcgtcttctccgtCCTCCCCGACATCGCTTCCAGCCCAGGCTTCGGCCTCTGCTTCGTCCTCTCCAACTCCACCTCACCCCCCAACGCCCTCGCCAGCCAATACTTCGGCCTCTTCACCAACGCCACTGTCCCCTTTGTCGCTCCGCTGCTCGCCGTCGAGTTCGATACCGGGCAAAACCCAGAGTTCAACGACCCAGATGGAAACCACATCGGCATCGACCTCAACAACATTGAATCTGCTATCACAAAGCCGGCCAGATACTACGATTCAAGTGGAGGCCTCGTCCCGATTCAGATGCGTACCGGGCAGAACGTTCGGGCTTGGATTGAATTCGACGGGACTAATTTCGAATTCAATGTCACTGTTGCTCCTGCTAATGTTTCACGCCCTTCTCTGCCCACGCTTACTTACAGAGACCCCAAGATAGCGAATTACGTTTCGGCCGAGATGTTTGTTGGGTTTTCGGCTTCCAAAACGCAGTGGATTGAGGCGCAGAGAGTTTTAGCTTGGAGTTTTAGCGACACCGGGGTTGCTAGAGAGATTAACACCACCAATTTGCCTGTGTTTCAGCTgagttcttcttcttcgtcttcgtTGTCTACTGGGGCAATTGCAGGGATCGCAATCGGTTGTGTggttgtggtgttggttttAGCATCTGGGTTTTACTTGTATTGGCGAAAGAACAAGCTGGAACGTGAAGAGAAggatgaaattgaagattgGGAGCTCGAGTATTGGCCGCATAGATTTTCAAACGAAGAGCTCAGCGAGGCCACCGATGGTTTTTCAAAAGATCAGCTTCTGGGTGTTGGTGGGTTCGGAAAAGTTTACAAAGGGACTTTATCAAACGCCACAGAAATCGCAGTCAAATGCGTCAACCACGATTCGAAGCAAGGACTGAGAGAGTTCATGGCGGAGATCGCAAGCATGGGCAGGCTGCAACACAAGAACTTGGTCCAAATGCGAGGATGGTGCAGAAAGAGGAACGAGCTCATGCTCGTGTACGATTACATGCCCAACGGAAGCCTCAACAGGTGGATCTTCGACAAGCCCAAGACGGTTCTGGGGTGGGAGCAACGACGTCGTGTGCTGGCCGACGTGGCGGAGGGCCTGACCTATCTCCACCATGGCTGGGACCAGATGGTGGTTCACAGAGACATCAAGTCGAGCAACATTTTGCTGGACGCGGAGATGAGAGGGAGGCTCGGCGATTTCGGGCTGGCCAAGCTGTACCAGCATGGAGAAGTGCCCAACACGACACGTGTGGTCGGCACGTTGGGTTACTTGGCGCCGGAGCTGGCGACTGTGGCGTCGCCGACGGCGGCGAGCGATGTGTACAGTTTTGGTGTGGTGCTGTTGGAGGTGGCTTGCGGAAGGAAGCCTATTGAGATGGAGGCTGCGGAGGATGAGGTGGTGCTGATTGATTGGGTGAGAGAATTGTATGCAAGAGGGAGGGTGGGGGAGGCTGCGGACCGTACATTGGAAGGACAGTATGAGGAGGAGCAGATGGAGGTTGCTTTGAAGCTTGGATTGGCTTGTTGCCATCCTGATCCCCAGAGAAGGCCTAGCATGAAGGAAATTGTGGCGGTTTTGGTTGGCGAGTCAGCAGCTGCCGCCGCCCCCGCCGCATTGTTGTCTGAATTGGCAAGGGGTGATAGTAATGTTTTTAGCGGCGGAGGCGGCGGCAGCGAGGAAGAGACTGAGGAGGTGGCGCCGCTCCAACCCCATCCGCCTTCAGTGTGA
- the LOC117626889 gene encoding LOW QUALITY PROTEIN: ferric reduction oxidase 8, mitochondrial (The sequence of the model RefSeq protein was modified relative to this genomic sequence to represent the inferred CDS: substituted 1 base at 1 genomic stop codon) has product MANSTLLVALKILLILIFAAWVSLWLLKPTQLWTRKWKAAEDKARATVFGYYGLNFAVYTFPPIALAIIGSFYLNLKPRESVRSRKGRKLTAGFSNPLVVNTLLGVLSTLEILAVFLFILFLAWNFYARISNDFKNLKAAKSLMLNSWQLKYLKVATRFGLLAEVCLAFLLFPILRGLALFRLLGIQFEASVRYHIWLGTAMIFFATFHGASTLFVWGVSHYIQEEIWEWQKTGRIYLAGEICLVTGLVIWITSLPQIRRKQFEIFYYTHHLYMVFLVFFLFHAGDRHFYMVFPGIFLFGLDKLLRIIQSRPETCILSARIFPSKAIELILPKDPGPKYTPTSIIFVKLPSISKYEWHSFSITSSSRVDDNTISIMIKSEGSWTSSLSHMIQTRQESDGDQTKYIPIAVEGPYGPVSMDFLRYDSLLLVSGGIGITPVLSIIQELASSQNSSINKFLPRMQLIXVVKKSQDICLLNSISPLIFGQPAEKCLLKVKVCVTQEEQSNATVRELLNEFSQVQTVNFGTKFLNFSISGLENSLWMAAIAGISSILFLIFLIMFNHIFVPSQKNPTKEKTPSWVVDLLIISSFIMALICSIFVALVIRWRRLKKQILPTLQKQSKALEKGSTQASDALEEHEIHFGGRPNFEDIFAKFPDEKGGSDIGVLVCGPETMKESVASVCQKKCGAKKQKPNFSFHSLNFTL; this is encoded by the exons ATGGCAAATTCCACTCTTCTGGTTGCTCTTAAGATActtttgattttaatatttGCTGCTTGGGTTTCTCTTTGGCTTCTGAAGCCAACACAGCTATGGACAAGAAAATGGAAGGCGGCTGAAGATAAAGCAAGGGCTACAGTGTTTGGATATTATG GTCTTAATTTTGCTGTGTATACATTTCCTCCTATTGCTTTGGCTATTATTGGATCATTCTACTTGAATTTGAAGCCAAGGGAGTCAGTAAGAAG CAGAAAAGGGAGGAAATTGACTGCTGGCTTCTCAAATCCATTGGTAGTGAACACCCTTCTGGGTGTTTTGTCCACTCTAGAAATACTAGCAGTCTTCCTCTTTATCCTCTTCTTAGCTTGGAATTTTTATGCACGCATCTCAAATGATTTTAAGAACTTGAAGGCTGCTAAATCACTAATGCTGAATTC ATGGCAACTCAAATACCTAAAGGTGGCAACTCGGTTTGGTTTGTTAGCAGAAGTTTGCctggcttttcttcttttccctaTATTAAGGGGACTTGCCTTATTTCGGTTGCTTGGCATCCAGTTTGAAGCTTCTGTAAGATACCATATATGGCTTGGGACTGCAATGATATTTTTTGCCACTTTCCATGGTGCAAGCACTTTGTTCGTTTGGGGGGTCAGCCACTATATCCAGGAGGAG ATATGGGAATGGCAGAAAACCGGGCGGATATACCTTGCTGGGGAGATCTGTCTGGTCACAGGGTTAGTGATTTGGATCACATCACTTCCTCAAATAAGgagaaaacagtttgaaatattttactaCACACACCATCTCTACATGGTTTTTCTGGTATTCTTCTTGTTTCATGCTGGAGACCGTCACTTCTACATGGTTTTCCCTGGAATTTTTCTGTTTGGCCTTGACAAGCTCCTTCGGATCATACAATCTAGACCCGAAACATGCATTCTTTCTGCACGAATCTTCCCCTCCAAAGCTATAGAGCTTATTCTACCAAAAGATCCAG GGCCCAAGTATACACCAACAAGCATTATATTTGTGAAGTTACCAAGTATATCCAAATATGAATGGCACTCATTTAGCATTACTTCCAGCTCTAGGGTTGATGACAACACAATATCTATAATGATCAAATCCGAAGGATCGTGGACAAGTTCTCTCTCCCATATGATCCAAACTAGGCAAGAGTCGGATGGCGATCAGACGAAGTACATACCTATTGCAGTGGAAGGCCCTTATGGACCTGTCTCTATGGACTTCCTAAG ATATGATAGTCTACTTCTTGTTTCTGGAGGAATTGGAATAACCCCGGTTCTGAGCATCATACAGGAACTTGCTTCGTCCCAAAACAGCAGCATAAACAAATTCCTACCAAGAATGCAGCTTATATAAGTTGTGAAGAAGTCCCAAGACATTTGTCTGTTGAACTCAATCTCACCTCTAATATTTGGCCAGCCAGCAGAAAAATGCCTTCTGAAAGTTAAAGTCTGTGTGACCCAAGAAGAGCAGTCTAATGCAACAGTAAGAGAACTATTGAACGAGTTTTCTCAAGTGCAAACAGTGAACTTTGGTACAAAgttcttgaatttttcaatCAGTGGACTCGAAAACTCACTTTGGATGGCTGCCATAGCTGGAATTTCCTCTATCCTATTTCTCATCTTTCTCATTATGTTCAACCACATTTTTGTTCCCTCCCAGAAAAATCCCACCAAAGAGAAGACTCCATCTTGGGTTGTAGATCTGCTTATCATATCTTCCTTCATTATGGCATTAATATGCAGCATCTTTGTAGCCCTTGTTATAAGATGGAGAAGGCTAAAGAAACAGATTCTTCCTACCCtccaaaaacaaagcaaagcTTTAGAAAAAGGGTCAACACAAGCAAGTGATGCTCTTGAGGAACATGAAATCCATTTTGGAGGCAGGCCTAACTTTGAAG ATATCTTTGCAAAGTTTCCAGATGAGAAAGGTGGATCTGATATTGGAGTGTTGGTCTGTGGACCTGAGACTATGAAAGAATCAGTGGCATCAGTTTGCCAGAAAAAATGTGGAGCTAAGAAGCAGAAACCCAATTTCAGCTTCCACTCCCTCAACTTCACACTCTAG
- the LOC117628353 gene encoding U-box domain-containing protein 52-like, with protein sequence MEEKEYVQVEAKDFYKRYSARALSPEIVVVKEEIEEEIEEEIEEEIKEEIVEESRSCSTAAGGTSIDRVLKDVYVAVGKDDTDVLKWTLDNAVSPGTRVFLVHVFPPITYIPTPVGRLAKSQLTEDQVRLHINEESNKRRNLLQKYVSLCNDAKVTVETMLLDSKDTAKAILDLIPVLSIIHLVIGTKRPPHSRRVQKKLSLGEFVRKNAPDFCEVSIIHEGKKVEADQQINGPIMPANTHYPERSFFACFPVSCKIS encoded by the exons atggaagaaaaagagtatGTTCAGGTGGAAGCCAAGGATTTTTATAAGAGATATAGTGCACGAGCGTTGTCACCAGAGATTGTTGTGGTAAAAGAGGAGATAGAAGAAGAGATAGAAGAAGAGATAGAAGAGGAGATAAAAGAGGAGATAGTAGAGGAGAGCAGGAGTTGTAGTACCGCTGCGGGCGGCACTAGCATAGATAGAGTTCTCAAGGATGTATATGTTGCTGTTGGTAAAGATGACACAGATGTTCTGAAATGGACGCTTGATAATGCTGTTTCCCCTGGCACTCGGGTTTTTCTAGTCCATGTCTTCCCTCCAATCACCTACATCCCTACACCAG TTGGAAGATTAGCAAAGAGCCAATTGACTGAAGATCAAGTGAGATTACACATTAATGAAGAGAGTAACAAGAGGAGGAACCTGTTGCAGAAATATGTGAGCTTGTGCAATGATGCTAAG GTAACAGTGGAGACAATGCTCCTTGATAGCAAGGACACAGCAAAAGCAATTCTTGATCTCATACCTGTTCTTAGCATCATCCACCTTGTCATAGGAACCAAAAGACCACCTCACTCAAG GCGAGTGCAGAAAAAATTGTCATTAGGAGAGTTTGTTAGGAAGAATGCGCCGGACTTTTGTGAGGTTAGCATTATTCATGAAGGCAAGAAGGTGGAGGCCGATCAGCAAATAAATGGCCCGATCATGCCGGCAAATACTCACTACCCTGAAAGAAGCTTCTTCGCATGCTTTCCAG TGAGCTGCAAGATTTCTtaa
- the LOC117627372 gene encoding DEAD-box ATP-dependent RNA helicase 20 yields MYAYDNRYTDVNSYRERRSDLMGPAPAVAPPAGPAYGRGGGSAPYAGPTPPVAPYSGRVAGPVTGPGDFNGYPTFQPPSGRFNIGRGGGNGSFGGRASNGHIVGGRGRGGGGRFGGGRDFDGGRGGGGRSSGFSRGGSAGFSGGRGFGGRGGGRHSGSSRGDLDNIVLPKQDFGSLVPFEKNFYVESSSVRAMSEQEVMVYRNRREITVEGHDIPKPIQMFEDANFPDYCLDAIAKLGFVEPTPIQAQGWPMALKGRDLVGIAETGSGKTLSYLLPALVHISAQPRLVPGEGPIVLVLAPTRELAVQIQEESSKFGSRSNIRSTCIYGGAPKGPQIRDLKRGVEIVIATPGRLIDMLEAQHTNLRRVTYLVLDEADRMLDMGFEPQIRKIVSQTRPDRQTLYWSATWPREVETLARQFLRNPYKVIIGSSSLKANQSIKQVVEVVSDGEKYNRLIKLLKEAIVGSRILIFVETKKGCDQVTKQLRMDGWPALSIHGDKNQAERDWVLAEFKSGRNPIMTATDVAARGLDVKDIKCVINYDFPSSLEDYVHRIGRTGRAGATGTALTFFTHANAKFARELIKILQEAGQVVSPALAAMSRSSGSFGGSGGNFRNRGRGGGFGNRISGSNTVPIGYKRPW; encoded by the exons ATGTACGCCTACGACAACAGATACACCGACGTCAACTCCTACCGTGAGCGCCGAAG TGACCTAATGGGTCCAGCGCCTGCGGTGGCTCCGCCAGCGGGCCCCGCCTATGGCCGTGGCGGTGGGTCAGCCCCGTATGCAGGCCCAACGCCTCCGGTCGCCCCGTATTCTGGACGAGTAGCCGGACCGGTAACCGGTCCAGGGGACTTTAATGGGTACCCGACGTTCCAGCCCCCTTCGGGTCGGTTCAATATTGGGCGAGGTGGTGGTAATGGGAGTTTTGGTGGCAGAGCCTCCAATGGTCATATTGTTGGTGGAAGGGGCCGTGGCGGTGGTGGTAGGTTTGGTGGTGGTAGGGATTTTGATGGAGGCCGTGGCGGTGGCGGTAGGAGCTCTGGTTTTAGCCGCGGTGGAAGTGCGGGTTTTAGCGGTGGGCGTGGATttggaggaagaggaggaggtaGACATAGCGGTTCATCAAGAGGAGACTTGGATAACATTGTGCTTCCCAAGCAAGATTTTGGGAGCTTGGTACCTTTTGAGAAGAATTTCTATGTTGAGAGCTCTTCGGTGAGGGCAATGTCAGAGCAGGAGGTTATGGTGTATCGCAACAGGCGGGAGATTACCGTCGAAGGGCATGATATCCCAAAGCCGATTCAGATGTTTGAGGATGCGAATTTCCCTG ATTACTGCCTTGATGCTATTGcaaaattgggttttgttgaACCAACACCAATTCAGGCTCAAGGATGGCCAATGGCATTAAAGGGTAGAGATTTAGTTGGAATTGCCGAGACTGGTTCTGGTAAGACTTTGTCCTATCTGCTGCCAGCTTTGGTGCATATTAGCGCACAGCCTCGGTTAG TGCCAGGTGAAGGTCCTATTGTGCTAGTATTAGCACCTACTCGAGAATTGGCAGTTCAAATTCAGGAAGAATCTTCAAAATTTGGCTCACGTTCTAATATTAGGAGTACTTGCATTTATGGTGGTGCTCCAAAAGGACCCCAGATACGGGATCTTAAAAGAG GGGTTGAGATTGTCATAGCTACACCTGGCCGACTGATAGATATGTTGGAAGCACAGCACACAAATTTGCGAAGAGTGACCTACCTAGTTTTGGATGAGGCTGACAGGATGTTGGACATGGGGTTTGAGCCTCAGATAAGGAAAATTGTATCACAA ACCCGACCAGATCGGCAGACATTGTATTGGAGTGCCACATGGCCAAGGGAGGTTGAAACTTTAGCAAGGCAGTTTTTACGTAACCCATATAAG gtaATCATTGGATCATCAAGTCTTAAAGCAAATCAATCTATAAAACAAGTTGTTGAAGTTGTGTCAGATGGGGAGAAATATAATAG GCTGATCAAACTGCTCAAAGAAGCAATCGTTGGGAGCCGAATTCTGATATTTGTCGAGACGAAAAAGGGATGTGACCAAGTTACTAAGCAATTGAGGATGGATGGATGGCCAGCTCTATCCATTCACGGTGATAAAAACCAGGCCGAAAGGGACTGGGTCTTGGCTGAGTTTAAAAGTGGAAGGAATCCTATAATGACTGCCACTGATGTGGCTGCGCGGGGTCTTG ATGTGAAGGACATAAAATGCGTGATCAATTATGATTTTCCATCAAGCCTAGAGGATTATGTCCACAGAATTGGACGAACTGGTCGTGCAGGGGCAACAGGAACTGCTTTAACCTTTTTCACACACGCAAATGCGAAATTTGCTAGGGAACTAATCAAGATCCTGCAAGAAGCAGGTCAGGTGGTGAGCCCCGCATTGGCTGCAATGTCCCGGTCAAGTGGTAGTTTCGGAG GCTCTGGAGGGAACTTCCGCAATAGAGGCCGAGGAGGAGGATTTGGGAATCGGATTTCGGGTTCGAATACTGTTCCTATTGGTTACAAGAGACCATGGTAG